One genomic window of Monodelphis domestica isolate mMonDom1 chromosome 1, mMonDom1.pri, whole genome shotgun sequence includes the following:
- the TMEM30B gene encoding cell cycle control protein 50B, with protein sequence MAWSATSPGANQPDNTAFTQQRLPAWQPLLSAGITLPLFFCVGLAFIGLGLGLYYSSNGIKEIEYDYTGEPGIGNCTACARVGERVAPPHPNCTCQWCFSLPELFQGPVFLYYELSNFYQNNRRYVVSRDDEQLSGLASALRHPANECAPYQRTPTGLPIAPCGAIANSLFNDSFKLLYQRQPNGPYDEVPLDRTGIAWWTDYHVKFHNPAPINGSLKLAFHGTAKPPNWPRPVYDLSPDPNNTGFVNQDFVVWMRTAALPTFRKLYARIRHVNYSAGLPRGTYCVNITYNYPVLAFGGQKRIIFSSISWMGGKNPFLGIAYLTFGSLCIITGFVMLIVYIRYQDENGDGDEDE encoded by the coding sequence ATGGCCTGGAGTGCGACGTCGCCCGGGGCCAACCAGCCAGATAACACAGCCTTCACGCAGCAGCGCCTGCCAGCCTGGCAGCCGCTGCTGTCGGCCGGCATCACCCTGCCGCTCTTTTTCTGCGTGGGCTTGGCCTTCATCGGCTTGGGCCTAGGCCTCTACTACTCCTCCAATGGCATTAAGGAGATAGAGTACGACTATACGGGCGAGCCAGGAATCGGCAACTGCACTGCCTGCGCCAGGGTCGGGGAGCGAGtagccccaccccaccccaactgCACCTGCCAGTGGTGTTTCTCGCTGCCCGAGCTCTTCCAGGGCCCCGTGTTCCTCTACTATGAATTATCTAACTTTTACCAGAATAACCGCCGCTACGTGGTCTCGCGAGACGATGAGCAGCTCAGTGGGCTGGCGAGTGCACTGCGTCACCCTGCCAACGAGTGCGCGCCCTACCAGCGCACTCCCACCGGCCTGCCCATCGCGCCGTGCGGCGCCATAGCCAACAGCCTCTTCAACGACTCATTCAAGCTGCTGTACCAGCGCCAGCCCAATGGCCCCTACGATGAGGTGCCGTTGGACCGCACCGGCATTGCCTGGTGGACAGACTACCACGTCAAGTTCCACAACCCGGCACCCATCAACGGCAGCCTGAAGCTGGCCTTCCATGGCACAGCCAAACCGCCCAACTGGCCTCGTCCAGTCTATGATCTAAGCCCGGATCCCAACAACACAGGCTTCGTGAACCAGGACTTCGTGGTGTGGATGCGCACGGCTGCGCTGCCCACGTTCCGCAAACTGTACGCCCGCATCCGCCACGTCAACTACTCGGCTGGGCTGCCACGTGGGACTTACTGCGTGAACATCACCTACAACTATCCGGTCCTTGCCTTCGGGGGCCAGAAGCGCATCATCTTCAGCAGCATCTCGTGGATGGGGGGCAAGAATCCCTTCCTGGGCATCGCCTACCTGACTTTTGGTTCCCTCTGCATCATCACTGGCTTTGTCATGCTCATCGTGTACATCCGGTATCAGGATGAGAATGGTGACGGAGATGAAGACGAGTGA